A portion of the Chlamydia avium 10DC88 genome contains these proteins:
- a CDS encoding LptF/LptG family permease, translating into MYIWKRYLLTKFWFSLGSLIVLSFIFYASIHHALHTIKGNASTLTSGASLKLSILYYLAQISLKAEFLIPQLVAVATTMTLFSMQNKREVLLLQASGLSLKSLTAPLIRSSLFITLILYGNFQWLHPICEKISTTKEHIDRGTLDKAQDKIPALYLKDQTILLYSSIDHKTLTLNKVFWIKNPQTIYTMEKLAFTTPSLPIGLDVIRFSGTESGGMELSEFSDMKEFPEIEFGFYDNPFSKIFTAGRKNRLSESFRAIPWNATGLGLSTNIPQRILSLLSIFYYMLISPLACISAMILSAYLCLRFSRIPKVTLAYIVPLGAINTFFVFLKAGIVLSNSSVLPTLPIMLFPLIILTMFTSLAYAKLQ; encoded by the coding sequence ATGTATATCTGGAAACGCTATTTATTAACAAAATTCTGGTTTTCTTTAGGATCACTCATTGTATTATCGTTTATTTTTTATGCCTCTATTCACCATGCCTTACACACTATAAAAGGCAATGCCTCCACTCTTACCTCAGGAGCTTCATTAAAACTTTCTATTTTGTACTATCTCGCTCAAATTTCTCTAAAAGCGGAATTTTTAATTCCGCAACTTGTTGCTGTTGCAACAACAATGACCTTATTTTCCATGCAAAACAAACGAGAAGTACTTTTACTGCAAGCATCTGGATTATCATTAAAATCTCTAACGGCACCTTTAATCCGCTCCAGCTTGTTTATCACTTTGATTCTCTATGGAAATTTTCAGTGGCTTCATCCTATATGTGAAAAAATATCAACAACCAAAGAACATATAGATCGAGGAACTCTAGATAAGGCTCAGGATAAAATTCCTGCTCTTTACCTTAAAGATCAAACAATCCTCTTATACTCTTCTATTGACCATAAAACTCTTACACTTAATAAGGTCTTTTGGATTAAAAATCCTCAGACCATCTACACCATGGAAAAGCTTGCTTTTACAACTCCCTCTTTACCTATTGGTCTAGACGTAATTCGCTTTTCAGGGACAGAATCTGGGGGTATGGAACTTAGTGAATTTTCAGATATGAAAGAATTCCCGGAAATTGAATTCGGATTTTACGATAATCCTTTTTCTAAGATCTTCACGGCTGGGAGAAAAAATCGTCTTTCGGAATCTTTTCGGGCTATTCCTTGGAACGCTACCGGACTCGGTTTATCTACAAATATTCCTCAGCGTATTTTATCTTTATTATCTATATTTTATTATATGTTGATCTCCCCTTTAGCATGCATTTCAGCGATGATTCTTTCTGCGTATCTTTGTTTAAGGTTTAGTCGTATACCTAAAGTAACTCTTGCATACATTGTTCCATTAGGTGCCATCAATACTTTCTTTGTATTTTTGAAAGCAGGTATTGTTCTTTCTAATAGTAGTGTGTTACCTACGTTACCAATTATGTTATTTCCTCTGATCATTCTTACTATGTTCACTAGTCTTGCTTATGCGAAACTTCAGTGA
- a CDS encoding LptF/LptG family permease translates to MPILWKVLIFRYLKTVVFCTLSLICISIISSLQEIVSYIAKDVSYSTVLRLTAYQIPYLLPFILPVSCFISSFSLFRRLSDNNQITFLKASGASQGIISFPILMISCAICCINFYTCSELASICRFQSCKEIAHMAMTSPTLLLQTLQKKENNRIFIAVDHCAKSKFDNVIIALKRDEEIANIGIIKTIIPNVANDSVEAKEIVMISKLPANLVTQNSTDTNEYYIETLDEMLIPKITSTLFAGKSYMKTRTDYLPWKQLVKQSFNRAHLPETLRRIGIGLLCITLTYSGMVLGTYKPRFRKSITLYCIFPILDLVLLIVGKNTNALLAAFMLFIMPQLVSWIVFAVRAYRENRGYA, encoded by the coding sequence ATGCCCATTTTATGGAAAGTGTTAATTTTCCGTTATTTAAAAACAGTGGTCTTTTGTACATTAAGCTTAATCTGTATTTCTATTATTAGCTCTCTTCAAGAAATTGTTAGTTACATAGCAAAAGATGTTTCTTATTCTACAGTCTTAAGGTTAACTGCCTACCAAATCCCCTACTTATTGCCTTTTATTCTTCCCGTCTCCTGCTTTATTTCTTCCTTTTCCTTGTTTCGTCGACTATCTGATAACAATCAAATCACTTTTCTCAAAGCTTCAGGTGCCTCTCAGGGAATCATCTCTTTCCCCATCTTGATGATTTCCTGCGCTATTTGCTGTATCAATTTCTATACGTGTTCTGAACTTGCCTCCATCTGTCGATTTCAATCATGCAAAGAAATTGCACATATGGCAATGACTTCTCCAACTCTTTTGTTACAAACTCTACAGAAGAAAGAAAATAATCGTATTTTCATTGCCGTAGATCATTGTGCAAAAAGTAAATTTGATAATGTCATTATCGCTTTAAAGAGAGATGAAGAAATTGCTAACATAGGAATCATTAAAACAATTATTCCCAATGTAGCTAATGACAGTGTAGAAGCTAAAGAAATCGTCATGATTTCTAAACTTCCTGCGAACTTAGTAACCCAAAACTCTACAGATACTAATGAATATTATATTGAAACTCTTGACGAAATGCTTATTCCCAAGATTACCTCTACATTATTCGCTGGGAAATCTTATATGAAAACACGGACGGATTACTTGCCATGGAAACAACTAGTAAAACAATCCTTTAATCGTGCTCATTTACCAGAGACTCTAAGAAGAATTGGCATAGGACTATTATGTATTACCCTAACATATTCTGGTATGGTTTTAGGTACTTATAAACCTCGATTTCGGAAATCTATAACCTTATACTGTATATTTCCTATATTAGATCTGGTCTTATTAATTGTAGGGAAAAACACAAATGCTCTCCTTGCTGCATTTATGCTATTTATTATGCCTCAACTAGTTTCATGGATTGTTTTCGCTGTTCGTGCATATCGAGAAAACCGAGGTTACGCATAA